From the genome of Loxodonta africana isolate mLoxAfr1 chromosome 4, mLoxAfr1.hap2, whole genome shotgun sequence:
AAAATCTCCAGGGAAGAGAAATGGGCTTGGTGGTGAACTGCAAGAACAGCTCCCCTTCCCCCCAACCcccatttataattttgttttatttgacttTAAACAATAGGAATGCAGTAATGTGCTCAACTAAAAAGTAACTATATAACAATATATCCAAAAGTGGATTTATACTTTTCACCATACATAAAGGTAATTCCAGGTGAAAAATTGAcctaaatatgaaaaataaaaatttgaaatgtatggaagacaatatggaagaatatgctTGTGACGTCGGGACATGGAAGGACTTCTTAAATAAgattcaaaaaacaaacaaccaaagaaAAAGTGATAACATTTACTATATTAACATAATCAACTTCTGTCCATTACAAGATGCCATTAACAAAGAGGGAAAAAACTCCAGACTACGAGATGTTGGCGACTTGTATTCAGAATAAAAAGACTCCTATAaaccaataagaaaaagacaaacaacccaagaGCAACATGAGAAGATATGAGCAGAAAATTTATAGAAGAATAAATCCAAATATTCAATAAACAGGTGAAAAGATGTCAAGCTCACTAGTAATTAGAGAAATCAGAAACAAACCAGGATAAAATACCATTTTGCTCAGAAAAATTTCAGAAGATTTGGGCCATAGAAATTCAGGTGGGCATGTGCAGCCACAGAAATTCACCGCTGGAGAGTGTGAGTTGGTGCATAGATTTTGGAGAGCAATTTGGCAAAATCGAGAAATTCTGCTTCCAGGCActacccagtaattccacttccGCTCTAGAAAGGCCAGTGCACAAgtgcacacacagacatgcatacAGAGATGTCCATCACAGCGTTGTTTAGTAGAACAAAAAAATGGGAAAATCTAAATTTCCATCAGAAATACAAACAGGGTAAACAAATTACTGTCtgctcacacaatggaataggtGGCAACAGGAATGAGTGAACCAGAGCTATATATGCCAACATAAAACATCTCAAACGCAGAAGCCACTCTTGAGCAGACCTCACTGAGCAATCTTACTGACTCTACAatgatctcaaaataaaaaagctaaaaaaaaaaaaaaaaagaaaaaccccaaaTTCAGATGGCTTGACTGACTGGTGAATCTGACCAGATTTTCCAGCAACAGCTAGTGCCAATCTTGTTCAGAAAATAGGAAGTCGCAGCTACCATACTCATTTCATATGGTTGTGAATCTggagtaaaataaaacaaattaggccaataaaagaaaaaaaaaatctactggcCCAGGTCATTGTTGAGCATAAACacaaaaatcctaaataaaatgGTAGCTGACCAAATCCAACAGACAGTACAAAATAATGCACCATGACGGAGTTGGGTTTACCAGGAATGGTTCAAAATCAGATAATTCATCCGTGCAATCAGTTGTCATGGAGCCaattccatctcatggtgacccccacgtgtgtcagagtagaactgtgctccacagggttgtcaatggctgatgttttggaagtatactgttaggcctttcttcagaggagcctccaacctttaggttatcatTCCAACATGTTCACCATATGCAtcgccacccagaggcaccaatCCATCTGTGTCATCCACTCATAATAATAGCCACGGGAAGAACTTTCATAggattatgtctgtctgtctgtctatctatctatctaatctatctctctttctctctctctctatcatctatctatctatctaatctatctataaaccaagcccactgctgtctattcgattccaactcatagcgacctcctAGAGTTTCCTCGGCTGTAAATctctccagaagcagactgccacatttttctccagcagagccccCTGTAGtttctaactgctgatctttgggttagcagtcaattactttactgtgccaccagggttcctgataTCAATATATACAGATTGCACATTTAATAAGGTTCAGCACTCATTTATGATACTTTATTAGCAAGtgttgtggatttgttttttgaCGTGAAAACATTGACAGAGTTAAAAAGGTGCAGCATACATATTTTACCTCATTTTCAGAAACTTTCTTTGGGCAAAGCTTGGCTTCCACACGCCTTACTTCCTGCTCAGAACAGAACGTGAGACTTTTTAAAATGTCTGTAGTGTTGGTTTCATCAGTGGATGTGGGAGCAACGATGGCTTACTGTTTAAGTTTGGTGTTGTCGCATTTCCCCCTAAACTCCTGTAAGGGGCTTAGCAAATGGTACAGTTGTTGTGGTCCCATGTGAGTGGGATCCTAGGCCTTCAGACGACGTCGTGGTGCCCATCGGATTTCTGAGGTTCTTGGGAGGCAAAGGGGTTGATCCAGGCCACCGAGACTTGGTGGCCAAAGACCGCCTTCAGGTTCATCCACATGGTACCTTTGCCCCACCTGGACTGCTCCCTCTGCAGCTGCTCGATTCTCGTCTGGTCGGTGCAGATGGCGTACATCTGGGTCCCGAACATTACAGAGGTAAAGATGAGGCCTTTCAGACTCACCAGGAAAAGGAAGATGAGGGAGCCGCGGGGCGACACGGTGCTGTTGGTGTCCCACTCGCCCTGCGCGTATTGGCGCAGGGCAGGGACGCCAAGCAGCAACAGCACGTGCAGGGAGGCCAGAGCAATGTAGAGCGTGAAGAGCACGAAGTACTTCTGGTTGTCCTCGCCCACGCAGTTGTTGACCCAGGGGCAATGGTGGTCCACCTTGCGGATGCAGCGCCCGCACACGCTGCAATGGTGGGCTCTCGCGGGCCTGGAGCCACCGCAGGGCCGGCAGCGGCGCGCGTCGGGCCGGGGCGCTTCGCCCAGGGGCACCGAGCCGGGGTCGGTGAGCATGGCGCGTGCGTGCGACGCTAGCCCCAGGAAGGCCAGCAGGTGGAAGAGGGCGCCGTTGGCTGCGGCGTACACCAAGTCCCGCGATGGGATGAGTAGCTCCGATAGCAGAGCGCTGGCAGCGCCCACCACCAGCCCCCAGGTGCTGGCGGCGCACACGATGCCCAGCGCGTCGCACACGAACCAGACGCGGCGGCGGCGGGCAGGGGGCGGCCGCGGTGTCCCCGGCTGGTCAGCCGGGCGCAGCGCGAACTCGGGTGTCCTCTCAAGGGCCCTGTGGGCGGGGACGCTCAAGGGCATCGCAGGCACCCTCAGGCATCCTCGCGGCCCGAATCACCCGGGAAGGGGCTGCAGGGGAGGGGCGCCAGCGGAGGCGGGAGGGGTTCCTTGGCCGCCGCCCGCCTCCTCCCGGCCTGGGCAGGACACTCCCTGCCAGGACCCTGAGCAAAGCGCAGGGGTGGTGGCCTCGGCAGCTTTGGTTCTCACCCTGCGGAACCAGAAGTCAGCTCCCTCCTGCGTTCTAGAATGTGCCTTCTAGGTGAGGGGGTTTGTGAACACAGAAAGGGGAGCCCCTGTGTTCCACCCAGACAGTCCCGTTACCAGCCGTTGGGTTTTCCGTTTGGAGGGAGGGGGGAGCCTGGGCGCCAGAGGGGGGCAGATGATACCGTCATGTCGCACAGGGCCTCTTTAGGCCTTCTTCAGAAAGGTGGGGTCGGGGCGAAACCTGCGATGCTTTCTGTGTGTGAGGCCCAGTACCTTTGCACGAATCAGCTCGTTCAGTCCTCACAAAGCCTCGCCAGACAGACTCCTATTGGCTCCGTTTTCTAGACGGAGAAACTGAGACATGGGAAACTAAATTGTCCCAGGTCGCAAGCCTGTGAGTGACAGGTCAGGCGTCCActacccccctcccccgcctgcAGTGTGGTCCAGAGCCCAGTTGTTGCCGCTGCCCTGAACCTGGATGAGGGCTACATGAGGTAGACTGGGGGTCTCAGGCCACAGCAGCAGACCTCCGCGTGGCTGGGGACTCCGAGGACAGTATGAAAATGAGGACAGCGTTCTGAGCTGAGGGCTGCCCTAGAGTTCATCTAAGGCATGGATCATCGATGATGAGTCCAGAACTATGCAATGAGGCCTGACTGCACAAGGACCCGGGCGGTGGCCTGGCTCAAGCCAGGGAGACGTGCAGAGGGGCTTTCATTGCTGCTGCTCTCTGTGAGCTGCAATGACCATGCCACTGACAGTAAAGTGAGTGTATTCCCTGGTCATATTAATGGGAGCACAGCCTGTGGAGCAAAGGAGGGGACGGTGCCCTCTTGTGTTATGGTGAAGAACCTATCCAGGCCAGGGGCTTGCAGGGCCGAGTGGCTCGGAAGCAGTCAACTGAGGAAGCTTTGGGGGGAGCTGGGAAAGACACCCAGAAAAGAGGACCTGGTGCTGTCTCTGGCTGGAGGCAGGAGTGGGTGTATTTGCTGCAGTTCCTTAGGGTGGGAGAATGGCCCCGTGGGAGGGTCAGAGTGAGGGTCAGGGCTCCATTCAGGGTGGGAAGGGGCCACAGGCGAGGGATTCTCAGAAAAGAAGGTTGCCGTCTAGAGCAGGTGCTGTTGCAGGAACGAGCTCTGTGAGCCTGGGGCATTACAAAGACCCCTCAGCCTTCACGGCACCCTATATTGCAAATGTGTCGGATTAACTGGAAAGAAGTGGCGTGGAGAGCCACTCCCACTGGTGTACCTGGTGTATCTGGGACTCAAAGCTGGTGTGCTGGGGAGTGGGATGGGGACAAGAGGGGCTGCCACACCCTCCTGGGCCTTCCCTTTTGGGGTTCAACTTTGACGATGAGCTGTGTGACCTCCCTCCTGCCAGGAGGGGCCGTGGTTGTGGCTTTGCCCCGTTTCCTGTGAATGAGGCATCTCTGAGCTGCCGCCTTTGGCCATGCCTCTGGCAGCATCCCAGGTCAGAGCAGCTGCTGGCCACAGACACACTGGGGTCAGAGTAGGGGGTGACACGtctcctgctttcatgagggcgTGACAGTGGATCCCCACACAGTGCCCCTGGGtcagtggtcagctgctaactggaagactggcagttcgagtcACCCAGAGCATTCCtcctgagaaaggcctggtgatctacttttgaaaaaaaacctttaaaaacccTTTAAAAgtcacaattctactctgacacacaggaggtcaccatgagtcagggtcgagGTGACAGCAATTGGTTGTAATGCCGTGTATCTTTTCAGCATCCCCACCTCTGGGGCCGTATTATGGCCGGGACTTGATTTCCGACAAGACCACCTTGGCTGGAAAGTCTCCGCTGTACCTGGTGACAGCCTGCTGGTCTCCAATCCAAAACATCCTTCTGAATCTGTCACCATCTCCACATCCACCAGGGAATCGCAGGTGGCCTCTTCGCTGCTCATGTCCAGCTGTAGAAAGACATTGCCAAAGCCCAACTCCTGCACTGCCGCAGTATCTGCGGTGACTGTGGGGAGGCGGGCCTGCAGGAGGCCCGGGGTCCCCTGTCACAGGTCTGGGCTGTGGCATTCACGAGCCACGCTTGCAGGACCTTGTGCCTCCTGTTGATAGGAACGGGTGTGGGCCTGCAGGATCCCCAGGCCCCTCATCACAACACTCTGCATCTCCTGCAAGCTATTAGTGACGCCTTTCTATTCTGAGTTGTAAAATCTGAAAAACAATCATCTGAACACTCCCTGTGCACAGGGTGGCTGCCCATGGCTCTGTGGGCTCCATTTGATGTTGCAGCAGAAATTCCATGCTGGCTCGCTGCTGGGGTTTCAGCGCCGGCCTGGGGGACTCATTTCAGGGTTCCTCCCTTTTGATGAGCTCTCCCGGGTGAACCTCCTCGACTGTGAATCCGTGATGTCCCGCCCGGGTCCTCTCTGTCACGGGCACCACACCACGCCCTTGTCTTAGCTGCCCTGTCCTGCTTGTCTGCAGTTCTCTCCCTGGCAGCTCCTTGGCTCTGTCTTGACTTCGTGATTCCGTTCCCTGATCACTTACGGTTGTTACCCACCTGCTTGTGGGCTTAGCCTACCCTTGCAGGCTGTGAAGGAGGCTGGAGGGGCAGGTCCCAAATCCCGCTCTGTGACTGTTTTAGGTGGAGATCCGAGTGTTGCCTGTTTTGGAGCTGCCATGCATGTTGGTGTTTTAAATGGCTCCTGCCAGTTGTGAGGTGCTGTGTGCTGACCTGTGTTGTCATTGTAGGCTGTGGTCCTTCCTAGCGCTCTGAGAAGGACAGAGGGGCACACCTGGCCACTGTGTCCTGCCTGTGTCCAAGTCTGTACATACTGCCCCCGGCCCTCCAGACCCTGGTTCCACACCCCAGGTCCTGCCCCCGCCACGCCTCCCCTACCTGCCATCAGGACCTCCATCTGCCCTCAATGCCACATCCTGCAGAGACAGCTGTCACCCTCAGGGGTCACTGTGGATTCACACACTCACCATCTTGGGTTTGGTCCTGCAAGGGGGCCAGGCCGGGTGGCCAGTTGTCCGTGTCCTCCCTGGACTGGAGACCCTGGATCCCCAATTTCAGGCACAGATGGCCCAAGAGCCTGGTCTCTTCCCCACGGGGTTCTGGTGGTTCCATAGGTGAGTCTGCTGGTCCTGTATGTTTATGAGTCTTGGTTATTGTTGGGTCTGGGGAGACATTACTTCTGTCTTTGTGTTTGCTTTCCAGGCCTTCCCCAAATGCATCAGTACTACTTGTTTTATTCACCTGGTTTTCTCTAGTTTTCAAGGTATACATCACCTGCACATATTTACAgttgtgttttcttttatgtattgTTGCTTTGAGCAAGACTTATAAAAGAATATTAAATCATTGTGGTGGTAGGCGGTATTGTCAGTCTTGAGTTTAATAGGgattttcttcattatatttgcGGTAGCTGAGTATTTGATAAGTATTATTTATTATGAGGAAGGAGTGTTCTTTTATTCCtagattatgttttaaaaaatatctccTCCTTTTTCCCCACCAGGGAATGTTGAGTTTATCATACAGCTTTTATAAATCTGTTGAAGGTATCGACTAACAAGCTCAGCAAACCTTAGCTCAGTGCTCTCGTCCTTCCTCTCCTTCacctcctccttcctccttcccctctcccttcctccttccttcttcccctctcccttccttcctcctttaccttctccttcctccttccttcttcccctctcccttccttcctccttcactttctccttcctccttccttcttcccctctcccttcctccctccctccttctctctctcccttcctccttccttcttcccctctcccttcctccctccttcaccttctccttcctccttccttcttcccctctcccttccttcctcctttaccttctccttcctccttccttcttcccctctccctttctccctcattcacttcctctttcctccttccttcttcccctctcccttcctccctccttcaccttctccttcctccttccttcttcccctctcccttccttcctcctttaccttctccttcctccttccttcttcccctctcccttccttcctccttcactttctccttcctccttccttcttcccctctcccttcctccctccctccttctctctctcccttcctccttccttcttcccctctcccttcctccctccttcaccttctccttcctccttccttcttcccctctcccttccttcctcctttaccttctccttcctccttcccctctccctttctccctcattcacttcctctttcctccttccttcttcccctctcccttcctccctccttcaccttctccttcctccttccttcttcccctctcccttccttcctcctttaccttctccttcctccttccttcttcccctctccctttctccctcattcacttcctctttcctctttccttcttcccctctcctttcctccctccctccttcacttcctcctttcttccttttctcctctccCTGGCTTCCATTTTCCTATCTGCTTTCTTAAGCTGTATTTGTGCATGGCGTAGGATCCTGTCAATATACCAAATTCAAATTGCCGCTATTTCGCTTACTCACAAATGAGACTGGGctatggtttgttttttgttcccTCTTTGACAGGCTTTTGAAATTAGAATTTTCCTATTCAAAATGAATCGAGGTGCATTTCCTATTTTTTATGCATTGGAACAGTTCCTAGAGCGTGGGGGGTATTCTGTTGCTTGGATACTTTCAAGCACTCATCACTGAAACTCTCTGGGCGCAATGCCATTTTCGGAGGTGATTTTTGGATAATCTGTTCTATCTGGTTATTTGCCCATTTAGGTTTTCTACATCTTAAACCCCTTTTTGGAAAATTGCACTTTTTCCATGGAGTCGTGCACTTCACCGAAATTTTCAAATGTCTTCACAGAGCTGTACCGTGTGTTGGGTTTGAAGTAGGCTTTTTACCGAAGAATAACACATTTGCCAGAGTGTTCCTTTGTAATTTAAACACACTTTGCCACTTACCATGTTTTCTTCTCCATTGGTGTTCAGATGTTTCCCAAGTTTATGgactttttcaaagaactagcaaTTTTTCAAAGATCTAGAGAAGAAAGTTCTAGTTTTCCAAGTTGTGACTGAGTGCTGGCTTCCTCCCATTTCTGTTCTCCTTGTAACTCTAGGAGGTTTTAGTCTTGGTTcatctctctttttgttttcttagtcAATAATGACTGCATTTAAACCCAGTATCTCTCCTCAGAATTGGACTTCAGCCTTGCCTTTCACATTTCCAACTACAAAACCCTTCTTGTTATCATTTTGGAAACATTcactatttaaaattttgatttccCTTTTAAACAGGGAATTATTCATGTATGTGTTTTTTAAATTGCACAtagttggatttttaaaaaacttattcatttttgttatttttttttctgggtgtttTTGTACTATCTTCAGACAGTGAGACTTGTCATTTCTGTCTCTTATACCTTACTGTGTTTTTTTCCCCATACTTGGCCTTATTTATGATATGTTTTTGCAAATCTGTCATGGATTTGGGAGGAAAAGTGTGCTCCAGGTCTGTGTGTGATATTTATTAAATCAAACCTTATTAATCATGTTATTCAGTTTTTTCTAcaatcttatcttgttttgtccATTTTAACTGTTGAAAATTGAGTTGTAGGTTAAATTCTTTCACTGTAATTGCTTTCTGGCcgaatttgaaaatatttttattagtttttgctTCATATGAAAATTTTGGTGGCTTGTTATTGAGCACAAACGCAGTGTAGTCATTTCATTGTTTGGATTGTACTTTTGTCTGTATAAAACGGGCATTTTTACTCCATTTCCTGCTTTTGCATTAAAATATGCCCTGTGGCCTCTTACtgttgccccccacccccaaatggtTTCAGTTTGAACCTGCCATGTGTTGTTTGCTCGTCCCTGTGCCTTTGTAACCTCTCAGtcattttggattttgtttgtgACACAGGCGGGGGTCTCTGTCACTTCTCAAGGTCAAATGCCTCGAGGGCTCCCTTCTGGATTCAAGTCTTAGCTCTGTCATTTTCTGGCtgttatgggttaaattgtgtccccccaaaatacgtgttggaatgctaacccctatacctgtggatgtgattctgtttggaaagagggttttcttttttgcgTTAAACCTGAGTTctaaacctagtcacttctgagttacaggCAGCCCCCAGGTTACAGACATCTGACTTACGTACAACCTTAGTTACGAACGaaccccataaagcctattatgttGAAAATTCCAGGTACATACAATGGCTcttaataacaaatgggtgctacttttTGATTcgtatcaaaacattattattatcacaGTCCTTTTATGTTAAAGACGTTTTAGtgtatttggaagtgtttctttaatttttaatgcaTAGAAAGTTATGTTATATACTGTATACGAAGAAAACATTTGACCGATATTAcatatgaaccatacctaactgttccaacttacatATGAATTCCACTTAAAGGCAGACAGGAATGGAACTTGTTCGTAATACAGGGACTGCCTGTGTAAAaaacagaacagacacagagacccaCTCGTGGAGGTCAGGGGAAGGCGCCGTGTGAGGATCGTCTATAAGCAAAGGAACCAAGGAACCCCCGGGGCAACCGACAAGGAAGGGAGTGACACAcggagaccctgatttggacttttagccgccagaactgtgagaaaataaatttctgatctttaaagccacccacctgtggtatttgtgttcTAGCAATCCTAGGTAACTAAGGCACTGGCCAGGAAATTTTTCCTTGGAAAGCTGTGGAGAGTCCTGGCGGCTTTGATAGTAGCCAGCCAGCTGCAGAGGTGGGCTTGAGCACAGCTGCTCCTAGCCTGGGGAACTAACAGAATTAACTGGGTCCAGGTAGAGTCTCCCTGGAGGGAAGGCTGTACCAGAGCCAGCTCAGGTTGCCCTGATTGGTGCTGAACCTCACAGCAGCCTGGAGCGCTGAGCCTGTAGGGCCCCCAGCATCTGCAGAGGGCGATCAAGTCTATGGTTGAGCAGGGCAGGCTGCTTTGGCCTGGGcagcctcctccttccctcctcacaCTTCCGTGACCCTAGGGAGTTGGGGTGGCCGGGTTTCTGACTCCCCTCTGGGAGGCCATTGCCTCTCCTCAGCCCCCAGCTTCCCTTGAGGCACACTTCTGGTGTGCCTCAGACACCAGACACTTCCAGGAAGCCGAGGGCACCTGTCCCTTCTCATCATTCTGTGTTTGTCCTCCAGCAGTGCCCACACTTCCTGTATCCAGCCATGGAGGCAGACTTCTGGGTCTAAGA
Proteins encoded in this window:
- the LOC135231142 gene encoding palmitoyltransferase ZDHHC3-like; amino-acid sequence: MPLSVPAHRALERTPEFALRPADQPGTPRPPPARRRRVWFVCDALGIVCAASTWGLVVGAASALLSELLIPSRDLVYAAANGALFHLLAFLGLASHARAMLTDPGSVPLGEAPRPDARRCRPCGGSRPARAHHCSVCGRCIRKVDHHCPWVNNCVGEDNQKYFVLFTLYIALASLHVLLLLGVPALRQYAQGEWDTNSTVSPRGSLIFLFLVSLKGLIFTSVMFGTQMYAICTDQTRIEQLQREQSRWGKGTMWMNLKAVFGHQVSVAWINPFASQEPQKSDGHHDVV